One window of the Dongia rigui genome contains the following:
- the epsC gene encoding serine O-acetyltransferase EpsC: MNIVTPREKEVPAIDPPAKDPPAWQLAEIVHALRQSREVSNKIRYRGHVRELPSRAALRDILDGLAAALFPTHYGDHILTDESIDFFVGSTLGNALSSLNEQVRRGLRFNKEDAGRDADELAARAAAITRRFAGDLPRIRAKLVSDLHAAYQGDPAASSISEILLCYPGISAIIHYRLAHALHQLGVPLIARLISGIAHSETGIDIHPGAEIGPGFFIDHGTGVVIGETAVLGENVRLYQAVTLGAKKFETGEDGSLVKGTARHPIIEDNVVIYAGATILGRVTIGRGAVIGGNVWLTEDVAPGSVVTQARMRQTRSDEAAIVRG, translated from the coding sequence ATGAACATCGTTACACCAAGGGAGAAGGAGGTGCCCGCCATCGATCCGCCCGCAAAAGACCCCCCGGCCTGGCAACTGGCCGAGATCGTCCATGCCCTGCGGCAATCGCGTGAGGTCTCGAACAAAATCCGTTACCGCGGCCATGTGCGCGAATTGCCGTCGCGCGCGGCGTTGCGTGACATCCTCGACGGTCTTGCCGCGGCCCTGTTCCCGACGCATTACGGCGACCACATCCTCACCGACGAAAGCATCGACTTCTTTGTCGGCAGCACGCTGGGCAATGCGTTGAGCTCCTTGAACGAACAGGTGCGCCGTGGTTTGCGCTTCAACAAGGAAGACGCCGGGCGCGACGCCGACGAGCTTGCGGCCCGCGCCGCAGCCATCACGCGCCGCTTTGCAGGCGATCTGCCGCGTATTCGCGCCAAGCTGGTGAGCGATCTCCACGCTGCCTATCAGGGTGACCCCGCCGCCAGTTCCATCTCCGAGATTCTTCTCTGCTATCCCGGTATTTCGGCCATCATTCACTATCGCCTCGCGCATGCGCTTCACCAGCTGGGTGTGCCGCTCATTGCCCGGTTGATCTCCGGCATCGCCCATTCCGAGACCGGGATCGACATTCATCCAGGCGCCGAGATCGGCCCCGGCTTCTTCATCGATCACGGCACCGGCGTCGTCATCGGCGAGACGGCGGTGCTGGGCGAGAACGTTCGCCTCTATCAGGCCGTGACCTTGGGCGCGAAGAAGTTCGAGACCGGCGAGGATGGCTCGCTGGTGAAGGGCACAGCGCGCCACCCGATCATCGAGGACAATGTCGTCATCTATGCCGGCGCCACCATCCTGGGGCGCGTGACCATTGGGCGCGGTGCCGTCATCGGCGGCAATGTCTGGCTGACGGAGGATGTGGCACCGGGCAGCGTCGTCACCCAGGCGCGCATGCGGCAAACGCGGTCCGACGAAGCTGCGATCGTGCGGGGGTGA
- the rhaI gene encoding L-rhamnose catabolism isomerase, producing MTETYRIQEADIATQNAKALPALQEDYDALRRRLSRNGSDIETITSAVAAFGVALPSWGVGTGGTRFARYPGVGEPRHIFDKLEDCAVINKLTRATPTVSLHFPWDKPSDIKATRQFAEELGLGFDAVNSNTFQDAAGQKLSYKYGSLSHTDAATRAQAVEHNIECIELGKALGSKALTVWIGDGSNFAGQQHFTRALERYLESAKAIYAALPADWHMYIEHKLYEPAFYSTVIADWGTNYLAATQLGPKARCLVDLGHHAPNTNIEMIVARLIQFGKLGGFHFNDSKYGDDDLDSGSVNPFQLFLIFNELVDAADRGAFDVAPAYMLDQSHNVTDPIESLMSSAIELQRRYAQAMLIDRARLEQAQAENDALMALETLKAAFNTDVAPILAMARHRKGGAIDPVGLYRWSGYRRHKQNERPATARQSAGIV from the coding sequence ATGACCGAGACCTATCGCATCCAGGAAGCCGATATCGCGACCCAGAATGCCAAAGCGCTGCCGGCGTTGCAGGAAGACTATGATGCCTTGCGCCGGCGTCTTTCGCGCAACGGCAGCGATATCGAGACGATCACCAGCGCCGTGGCTGCCTTCGGCGTCGCGCTGCCGAGCTGGGGTGTGGGCACCGGCGGCACACGCTTTGCCCGCTATCCAGGTGTCGGCGAACCGCGCCACATCTTCGACAAGCTCGAAGACTGCGCCGTCATCAACAAGCTGACGCGGGCGACGCCGACCGTGTCGCTGCATTTTCCCTGGGACAAGCCCAGCGACATCAAGGCGACGCGGCAGTTTGCCGAGGAACTGGGCCTCGGCTTCGATGCCGTCAATTCCAACACCTTCCAGGACGCCGCCGGGCAGAAGCTCTCCTACAAATATGGCAGCCTCAGCCACACCGATGCGGCAACCCGCGCGCAGGCGGTCGAACACAACATCGAGTGCATCGAACTCGGCAAGGCGCTGGGCTCGAAGGCGCTCACCGTCTGGATCGGCGACGGCTCCAACTTTGCGGGGCAGCAGCATTTCACCCGCGCGCTGGAACGATATCTCGAGAGCGCTAAGGCGATCTATGCCGCCCTCCCCGCCGATTGGCACATGTATATCGAGCACAAGCTCTATGAGCCGGCCTTCTATTCGACGGTGATCGCCGATTGGGGCACCAATTACCTCGCTGCCACGCAATTGGGGCCGAAGGCGCGCTGTCTGGTCGATCTCGGCCATCATGCGCCCAACACCAATATCGAGATGATCGTCGCGCGGCTCATCCAGTTCGGCAAGCTGGGCGGCTTTCATTTCAACGACAGCAAATATGGCGATGACGATCTCGACAGCGGTTCGGTCAACCCGTTCCAGCTGTTCCTCATCTTCAACGAACTGGTCGATGCGGCCGATCGCGGCGCCTTCGATGTGGCGCCGGCCTATATGCTCGATCAGTCGCACAACGTCACCGACCCGATCGAGAGCCTGATGTCGAGCGCCATCGAATTGCAGCGCCGCTATGCCCAGGCGATGCTGATCGACCGCGCGCGCCTGGAGCAGGCGCAGGCGGAGAACGACGCGTTGATGGCGCTGGAGACCTTGAAGGCGGCCTTCAACACCGATGTGGCGCCGATCCTTGCCATGGCGCGGCACAGGAAGGGCGGCGCCATTGACCCGGTCGGCCTCTATCGCTGGTCGGGGTACCGGCGCCACAAGCAGAACGAACGGCCGGCCACGGCGCGGCAGTCGGCGGGGATTGTGTAG
- a CDS encoding SIS domain-containing protein: protein MLNFDKDRFVKIQSGAVAIAGDVRALMKKLLSEGAERMFFMGTGGVQLLTLPAIELAQRHSTFPVSAQFPAQVVIDPPAGLDENAIVILPSLSGTTKESVQLLGFLKARGVKTISLTGHKDTPLGRDADYNFTNFAEDDTSSESFYLQTLLIVLALLAERGEYADFDGTVAQLQRLPGLLVDAKAAFEKPAAELAAAIKDETYHIFTGAGSVWPEAYYYGMCILEEMQWIRTRPVHAADFFHGTLELVEPGVSVFIFKGEDATRPLGDRVENFARRYSDRVRVLDAASVALPGISPQVRALISPVLLATLLERLSAHLEVLRNHPLTTRRYYKRVEY, encoded by the coding sequence ATGCTTAATTTCGACAAGGACCGCTTCGTAAAAATCCAGAGCGGCGCGGTTGCCATCGCCGGCGACGTTCGCGCGCTGATGAAGAAGCTGCTGTCGGAAGGCGCCGAGCGGATGTTCTTCATGGGCACCGGCGGTGTCCAATTGCTGACCCTGCCAGCGATCGAACTGGCGCAGCGCCATTCGACCTTCCCTGTCAGCGCGCAGTTTCCGGCCCAGGTGGTGATCGACCCGCCGGCCGGTCTCGATGAAAACGCCATCGTGATCCTGCCGTCGCTCTCCGGCACGACGAAGGAAAGCGTGCAATTGCTGGGCTTCCTGAAGGCACGCGGGGTGAAGACGATTTCGCTCACCGGCCATAAGGACACGCCGCTCGGCCGCGACGCCGATTACAACTTCACCAATTTCGCCGAGGACGACACGTCCTCGGAATCCTTTTACCTGCAGACCTTGCTGATTGTCCTTGCCCTGCTGGCCGAGCGCGGCGAATACGCCGATTTCGATGGTACGGTGGCGCAGTTGCAGCGCCTGCCGGGCCTGCTCGTCGATGCCAAGGCGGCGTTCGAGAAGCCCGCTGCCGAGCTGGCCGCCGCCATCAAGGACGAGACCTATCACATCTTCACCGGCGCCGGTTCGGTCTGGCCCGAGGCCTATTACTACGGCATGTGCATCCTCGAGGAGATGCAGTGGATCCGCACGCGCCCCGTGCATGCCGCCGACTTCTTCCACGGCACGCTGGAACTGGTCGAGCCTGGCGTCAGCGTCTTCATCTTCAAGGGCGAGGATGCGACACGACCCTTGGGCGACCGGGTCGAGAATTTCGCCCGGCGCTATTCCGACCGCGTTCGCGTGCTGGATGCGGCGAGCGTTGCCCTGCCCGGCATTTCGCCGCAGGTGCGCGCCCTCATCTCGCCGGTCCTGCTCGCCACCCTGCTCGAGCGCCTCAGCGCGCATCTCGAAGTCCTGCGCAATCACCCGCTGACCACACGCCGCTACTACAAACGCGTCGAATATTAA
- a CDS encoding carbohydrate ABC transporter permease: MMAGPAESTKDRTPGGRLSFRLRGILSFRWAAIATILVGWFVYFPIVDNFIVSTTDEDIFTGEVTYVGLGNYRRLLDDPIVWSSLWNNCLYAIISVIFQVFGAFLLAALIEGLASERWRRFWRAVYFVPSAISITVAGLLFYFLYQPDIGLIDAVLKSIGLAAFARPWLGDEHWAIYAIIAMSQWQGFGYSTLLFAIAIQKIPRELYDAAIMDGAGAARRLWNVTFPMTREMTGLMIIITVTGAFQVFNEVMVMTAGGPNNSSQVLGTWLFQQGFTENNFGYGAAIAAVIFAVTMVTGVAQLIYTRRRRVQL, encoded by the coding sequence ATGATGGCCGGCCCAGCGGAAAGTACCAAGGACCGTACCCCAGGCGGACGCTTATCGTTCCGCCTGCGGGGCATCCTCTCGTTCCGCTGGGCCGCCATCGCCACCATATTGGTCGGCTGGTTCGTCTATTTTCCCATCGTCGACAATTTCATCGTCAGCACCACGGATGAGGACATCTTCACCGGCGAGGTGACCTATGTGGGCCTCGGCAATTATCGGCGGCTGCTCGACGATCCGATCGTCTGGTCGTCGCTGTGGAACAACTGCCTCTACGCCATCATCTCGGTCATCTTCCAGGTCTTCGGCGCCTTCCTGCTGGCGGCGCTGATCGAAGGCCTCGCTTCCGAGCGCTGGCGCCGGTTCTGGCGCGCGGTCTATTTCGTGCCCTCGGCCATCTCGATCACGGTGGCTGGCCTGCTGTTCTATTTCCTCTACCAGCCCGATATCGGCCTCATTGACGCAGTGTTGAAATCCATCGGCCTTGCGGCTTTCGCCAGGCCGTGGCTGGGTGACGAACACTGGGCCATCTATGCCATCATCGCCATGAGCCAGTGGCAGGGCTTTGGCTATTCGACCCTTCTCTTTGCCATCGCCATCCAGAAGATTCCGCGCGAGCTCTATGACGCGGCGATCATGGATGGCGCCGGTGCCGCCCGGCGCCTCTGGAACGTCACCTTTCCCATGACCCGCGAGATGACGGGCCTGATGATCATCATCACCGTCACGGGCGCGTTCCAGGTCTTCAACGAAGTGATGGTGATGACGGCTGGCGGCCCCAACAACAGCAGCCAGGTCCTTGGCACCTGGCTGTTCCAGCAGGGCTTCACGGAAAACAATTTCGGCTATGGCGCGGCCATCGCCGCCGTGATCTTCGCCGTCACCATGGTGACGGGTGTGGCACAGCTCATCTATACGCGCCGGCGGCGGGTGCAGCTATGA
- a CDS encoding FGGY-family carbohydrate kinase, which produces MAIVVFDIGKTNIKLSLVENGEIRQTVSTPDRAVQGAPYPHIDVEGIWSFLLRGLRDLTQVAAISDIVVVAHGAAGALVDAAGDLALPVLDYEMPIEGTAYDELAAPFSETFSPPMAGGLNLGRQIHWQATHFPAEFARVRYILPYAQYWSYRLSGVASSEVTSLGCHTGLWQPAAGDFSSFVDRMGWRHLFASLRKAEDVLGPVLPEICALTGLPADCRVRVGIHDSSASFLRHRLSRPAPFAVASTGTWVVCMAAGASVDGLPAESCLANVDVLGQPVPVCTFMGGREYAGLTNGAASLQPAAQDAASVIAAGDMLVPPVGQFGGPFGGKERGPDVPPRNPAENAARASLYLALMTDYCLDLIKAKGPVVIEGSLVGNALYLGALATLRAPADLLVSEDATGTISGAAQLAGQKLAPLSRRVAALDLPLGQYRQKWREALPA; this is translated from the coding sequence ATGGCCATCGTCGTCTTTGACATCGGCAAGACCAACATCAAGCTGTCGCTGGTCGAGAACGGCGAGATACGGCAGACCGTATCGACGCCTGACCGCGCCGTTCAAGGCGCACCCTATCCGCATATCGATGTCGAGGGCATCTGGTCGTTCCTGCTGCGCGGCCTGCGCGATCTGACCCAGGTGGCGGCGATCAGCGATATCGTCGTCGTGGCCCATGGCGCCGCCGGGGCGCTGGTGGACGCAGCCGGTGATCTCGCCTTGCCGGTGCTCGATTACGAGATGCCGATCGAGGGAACGGCCTATGATGAATTGGCGGCGCCTTTCAGCGAGACCTTCTCGCCGCCGATGGCGGGCGGGCTCAATCTGGGGCGCCAGATCCACTGGCAGGCCACCCATTTCCCGGCCGAGTTCGCGCGTGTTCGCTACATCCTCCCTTATGCGCAGTATTGGAGCTATCGCCTCAGCGGCGTTGCCAGCAGCGAGGTGACGTCGCTCGGCTGTCATACCGGCCTGTGGCAGCCGGCCGCGGGCGATTTCAGCAGCTTCGTCGATCGCATGGGCTGGCGGCATCTCTTTGCATCCTTGCGCAAGGCCGAAGACGTGCTGGGACCGGTCCTGCCGGAGATTTGCGCGCTGACGGGATTGCCGGCCGATTGCCGTGTCCGCGTCGGCATCCATGACAGCAGCGCCTCGTTCCTGCGCCATCGCCTGTCGCGACCGGCACCCTTTGCCGTCGCGTCGACGGGGACCTGGGTCGTGTGCATGGCGGCGGGCGCTTCTGTCGACGGCCTGCCGGCGGAAAGCTGCCTTGCCAATGTCGACGTGCTGGGCCAGCCGGTGCCGGTCTGCACTTTCATGGGCGGTCGGGAATATGCCGGCCTCACGAATGGCGCCGCCAGCTTGCAGCCGGCAGCGCAGGATGCAGCAAGCGTCATCGCCGCGGGCGACATGCTGGTGCCGCCGGTCGGCCAATTCGGCGGACCGTTCGGCGGCAAGGAGCGCGGCCCGGACGTGCCGCCCCGCAACCCGGCGGAGAATGCCGCGCGCGCCAGTCTCTATCTCGCTCTCATGACAGATTACTGTCTCGATCTCATCAAGGCGAAAGGTCCCGTCGTGATCGAGGGCAGCCTGGTCGGCAACGCGCTCTATCTCGGCGCGCTCGCCACCTTGCGCGCACCCGCCGATCTGCTGGTGTCGGAAGATGCCACCGGCACGATCAGCGGTGCGGCACAGCTCGCCGGGCAGAAACTGGCGCCCTTGAGCCGCCGGGTGGCTGCGCTCGACCTGCCGCTGGGGCAATATCGTCAAAAATGGCGGGAGGCCTTGCCGGCATGA
- a CDS encoding ABC transporter substrate-binding protein: MKRLTHAMAVSLAAASALTLTAAGARAETIAADPNAQVEYSGTLQILTKFGLEQLSPYFVNLAADYQKLHPDVKIELIQESDDSVKGKTKTLVASNSLPDIYFSWTGSWGGNFVRGNRAVDLTPVIGPDTDWGKTLVPAAVQAFQYNGKYFGIPLYLDAKFMGYNKKIFAEAGVEAPASFEALLAGCDKIKAKGVTPISFGNKEAWPAVHYAGQLLAFNVPRATLEKDFDPKQATYDDPGYVASLQQFKALIDRCTDGASVNGTSYASALQQLSNGKSAMYYQEIIEFDQAASKETTLKPEEFGFFVLPVPEGAKGDAKAVEGAPEGYMISAASKNIPLAIDFMKFATSAEHGQILSAPPYGQPSATVGGASEATMSPSVVNGLAALKSASYLMPWLDTANSPRVAAAWLSNLQALVGGSMTPEEVMAKVKDAAAADAK, translated from the coding sequence ATGAAACGTCTCACCCATGCGATGGCCGTCTCGCTCGCGGCTGCATCGGCACTGACTCTAACCGCGGCTGGTGCCCGCGCCGAAACGATTGCCGCCGATCCCAATGCCCAGGTGGAGTACAGCGGCACGCTGCAGATCCTCACCAAATTCGGCCTTGAGCAATTGTCGCCCTATTTCGTCAATCTGGCGGCGGACTATCAGAAGCTGCATCCGGATGTGAAGATCGAGCTCATCCAGGAGAGCGATGACAGCGTCAAGGGCAAGACCAAGACCCTGGTCGCCTCGAACTCCCTCCCCGACATCTATTTCTCCTGGACTGGCAGTTGGGGTGGCAATTTCGTCCGTGGCAACCGCGCCGTGGATCTCACCCCCGTGATCGGTCCGGACACCGACTGGGGCAAGACGCTGGTGCCGGCGGCGGTCCAAGCCTTTCAATATAACGGCAAGTATTTCGGCATCCCGCTTTATCTCGATGCCAAGTTCATGGGCTACAACAAGAAGATCTTCGCCGAGGCCGGCGTCGAGGCGCCGGCGAGCTTCGAAGCGCTACTCGCCGGTTGCGACAAGATCAAGGCGAAAGGTGTGACACCGATCTCCTTCGGCAACAAGGAAGCCTGGCCCGCCGTGCATTATGCCGGCCAGCTGCTGGCCTTCAACGTCCCGCGTGCCACGCTGGAAAAGGATTTCGACCCGAAGCAGGCGACCTATGACGATCCGGGCTATGTCGCCTCGCTGCAGCAGTTCAAGGCGTTGATCGATCGCTGCACCGATGGTGCCTCAGTCAACGGCACGTCCTATGCGTCGGCCTTGCAGCAGCTGAGCAACGGCAAGTCGGCGATGTACTACCAGGAGATCATCGAGTTCGATCAGGCGGCGTCGAAAGAAACGACGCTGAAGCCGGAAGAGTTCGGCTTCTTCGTGCTGCCGGTGCCGGAAGGCGCCAAGGGTGACGCCAAAGCCGTCGAAGGCGCCCCGGAAGGCTACATGATCAGCGCGGCCTCGAAGAACATCCCGCTCGCCATCGACTTCATGAAGTTCGCAACCTCGGCGGAACATGGCCAGATCCTGTCGGCCCCGCCCTATGGCCAGCCGAGCGCCACGGTGGGCGGTGCGTCGGAAGCGACCATGAGCCCGTCGGTGGTGAATGGCCTGGCCGCGCTCAAATCGGCGTCCTATCTGATGCCCTGGCTGGATACCGCCAACTCGCCGCGTGTGGCGGCGGCCTGGCTTTCCAACCTTCAAGCCCTGGTCGGCGGCTCGATGACGCCGGAAGAGGTCATGGCCAAGGTGAAGGACGCGGCTGCGGCCGACGCCAAGTGA
- a CDS encoding bifunctional rhamnulose-1-phosphate aldolase/short-chain dehydrogenase — translation MTSKTPTSDDVIPSLWDEAKAKSMSEPELLLYRSNLLGADLRITNYGGGNTSAKVAAKDPLTGESVTVLWVKGSGGDLGSMKLDGFSTLYLEKLEGLKRLYRGLAAEDEMVGYLPHCTFDMNPRAASIDTPLHAFIPYTHVDHMHPDAVIAIAAASRSKELTAEVFGPEIGWLPWQRPGFDLGLKLGEMATKNPQLKGIVLAGHGLFTWGDTSKACYDNTLRVIRIADAWLKERTAQAAVFGGAAMSALDPAKRREIAAQLMPAIRGRIASGKPKVGHFNDSPAVLEFVCAKDLKALAELGTSCPDHFLRTKIRPLVLDFDGNIEKTIASLDKALQAYRAEYGAYYDRCKRANSPAQRDANPIVYLIPGIGMVTFAADKATARIAGEFYVNAINVMRGASAVDTYVGLDEQEAFDIEYWLLEEAKLQRMPKAKALAGQIAFITGGAGGIGRATAEALLAEGACVALADIDAGRLEQTVTELGGKHGKDRVWGTTLDVTSENAVIGAFAATARQFGGIDILVSNAGIASASPIEETSLELWNKNISVLATGYFLVSREAFRLMKAQNAGGSMVFIASKNAMAASVNASAYCTAKAAEVHLARCLALEGAPLGIRVNVVNPDAVLRGSNIWSGNWLQERAEAYKIETDQLEEHYRQRSLLKLSVYPEDIAAAVRFFCTDAPKSTGNILNVDAGNAVAFTR, via the coding sequence GTGACCTCAAAGACGCCGACTTCTGACGATGTCATCCCCTCGCTCTGGGACGAGGCCAAGGCCAAGTCGATGAGCGAACCGGAGCTGCTGCTCTACCGCTCCAATCTGCTCGGCGCCGATCTCCGCATCACCAATTACGGCGGCGGCAACACCTCGGCCAAGGTCGCGGCCAAGGATCCGCTGACGGGTGAGAGCGTCACCGTGCTGTGGGTCAAGGGATCGGGCGGCGATCTCGGCTCGATGAAGCTCGACGGCTTTTCGACGCTCTATCTTGAGAAGCTCGAAGGCCTGAAGCGGCTCTATCGCGGGCTTGCGGCGGAAGACGAGATGGTGGGCTATCTGCCGCATTGCACCTTCGACATGAATCCGCGGGCAGCCAGCATCGACACGCCGCTCCATGCCTTCATCCCTTACACACATGTCGACCACATGCACCCCGATGCGGTGATCGCCATCGCTGCGGCATCGCGCAGCAAAGAGCTGACGGCGGAGGTCTTCGGGCCGGAGATCGGCTGGCTGCCCTGGCAGCGTCCGGGCTTCGACCTCGGCTTGAAGCTGGGTGAGATGGCGACCAAGAATCCGCAGCTCAAGGGCATCGTGCTGGCGGGCCATGGGCTTTTCACCTGGGGCGATACGTCGAAGGCCTGTTACGACAACACGCTGCGCGTGATCCGCATCGCCGATGCGTGGCTGAAGGAGCGGACGGCGCAAGCCGCGGTCTTCGGCGGCGCTGCGATGTCGGCGCTCGACCCCGCCAAGCGGCGCGAGATTGCCGCGCAATTGATGCCGGCCATTCGCGGCCGCATCGCCAGCGGCAAGCCCAAGGTCGGCCATTTCAACGATTCGCCCGCGGTGCTGGAATTCGTCTGCGCCAAGGATCTCAAAGCCCTGGCCGAACTGGGTACCTCTTGCCCGGATCATTTCCTGCGCACCAAGATCCGGCCGTTGGTGCTCGATTTCGACGGCAATATCGAAAAGACGATTGCCAGCCTGGACAAAGCACTGCAAGCGTACCGGGCGGAATATGGCGCCTATTACGACCGCTGCAAGCGCGCCAACAGTCCGGCACAGCGCGATGCCAATCCGATCGTCTACCTCATCCCCGGCATCGGCATGGTGACGTTTGCCGCCGACAAGGCCACCGCGCGCATCGCCGGCGAGTTCTATGTGAACGCCATCAACGTCATGCGCGGTGCAAGCGCAGTCGACACCTATGTCGGCCTTGATGAGCAGGAAGCCTTCGACATCGAATACTGGCTGCTGGAGGAAGCAAAGCTGCAGCGCATGCCCAAGGCCAAGGCCCTCGCTGGGCAGATCGCCTTCATCACCGGCGGTGCCGGCGGCATCGGGCGCGCCACGGCCGAGGCGCTGCTGGCCGAAGGTGCCTGCGTGGCGCTCGCTGATATCGATGCCGGGCGCCTTGAGCAGACTGTCACCGAACTGGGCGGCAAGCATGGCAAGGACCGGGTCTGGGGCACGACGCTGGATGTGACGTCGGAGAACGCCGTCATCGGCGCCTTCGCGGCGACGGCGCGGCAATTCGGCGGCATCGACATTCTGGTCTCCAATGCCGGCATCGCCTCGGCCTCGCCCATCGAGGAGACGAGCCTTGAACTCTGGAACAAGAACATCTCGGTACTGGCGACCGGCTATTTCCTGGTGAGCCGCGAAGCCTTCCGCCTGATGAAGGCGCAGAATGCCGGCGGCAGCATGGTGTTCATCGCCTCGAAGAATGCGATGGCCGCCTCGGTCAACGCCTCGGCCTATTGCACGGCGAAGGCCGCGGAAGTGCATCTGGCGCGGTGCCTAGCCTTGGAAGGCGCACCGCTTGGCATAAGGGTCAATGTCGTCAATCCGGATGCGGTCCTGCGCGGCTCCAACATCTGGAGCGGCAATTGGCTGCAGGAGCGCGCCGAGGCCTATAAGATCGAGACCGACCAGCTGGAAGAACATTACCGCCAGCGTAGCTTGCTGAAACTTTCGGTCTATCCCGAGGATATCGCGGCGGCCGTCCGCTTCTTCTGCACCGACGCGCCGAAATCGACCGGCAACATCCTCAATGTGGACGCCGGCAACGCCGTGGCGTTCACGCGCTGA
- a CDS encoding DeoR/GlpR family DNA-binding transcription regulator has product MIQKQRHHLICEIVASDGFASVPDLMARLDASRATIARDIQDLAMAGRLRRVRGGAEAMHGAPALAEPKFDANQLRHRQTKRAIARAAAELCHAGDSIIIDGGTTTYAMTEFLGGRDLQVLTNSFPIAEYLIKRGQARVILPGGEIFREQGLILSPFEDDAIERFVASKVFLGARAITQHGLMQTDPLLIRAEQKLIRQAEKVIVLVDSSKFRNRGSLILCPLERINTLITDDGIESGTRKMLEDAGIEVIVTHALKAASVA; this is encoded by the coding sequence ATGATCCAGAAGCAGCGCCATCACCTGATCTGCGAGATCGTGGCAAGCGACGGCTTTGCCTCGGTGCCGGATCTGATGGCGCGCCTCGATGCCTCCCGCGCCACCATCGCCCGCGATATCCAGGACCTCGCCATGGCCGGCCGCCTCAGGCGCGTACGCGGCGGTGCCGAGGCGATGCACGGTGCCCCCGCCTTGGCGGAACCGAAATTCGATGCCAACCAGCTGCGCCACCGCCAAACCAAGCGCGCCATCGCGCGGGCGGCGGCCGAGCTGTGCCATGCCGGCGATTCCATCATCATCGACGGCGGCACCACGACCTATGCGATGACCGAATTCTTGGGTGGGCGCGATCTGCAGGTGCTCACCAATTCGTTCCCGATCGCCGAATATCTCATCAAGCGCGGCCAGGCCCGCGTCATCCTGCCGGGCGGCGAGATCTTCCGCGAGCAGGGCTTGATCCTCAGCCCCTTCGAAGACGATGCGATCGAGCGCTTCGTCGCCTCAAAAGTCTTTCTGGGTGCCCGCGCCATCACGCAGCACGGCCTGATGCAGACCGATCCCTTGCTTATTCGCGCCGAGCAGAAGCTCATTCGCCAGGCGGAGAAGGTCATCGTCCTGGTCGACAGCAGCAAGTTCCGCAACCGCGGCAGCCTCATTCTCTGCCCGCTGGAGCGCATCAATACCTTGATTACCGACGACGGTATCGAATCCGGCACGCGAAAGATGCTGGAAGATGCCGGTATTGAGGTCATCGTCACACATGCCCTGAAGGCCGCCTCGGTCGCCTGA
- a CDS encoding LacI family DNA-binding transcriptional regulator, whose translation MTRKGVTLKDVAAAANVSRATAARALNSYGYVGDETAQRVQEVAESLGYRANRVAQALRSGQLPLIGYVPGDIQNPFFARIAHDLETELRKEKHNLLIASSEEDVAQEKELLESLRSLSIRGLILAPTSATDNRHIVSLAREIPTVLIDRVAKNVRCDSVVVDNEGGAHEAIDYLVANGHRRIGLLRDDSRIFTAQERLFGYQNSLQAHGIALDETLISVSRSTVEQAIEATIRLFNQPNRPTALFTVDSLMTQGALLALRSMGLSIPNDVSLVGFDDFNLATFTDPQITVVAQPISEIGPLAARLLLERLDGKKGAAREVRFPTRLIVRGSVAKPKKR comes from the coding sequence TTGACCAGGAAGGGCGTCACGCTCAAAGACGTCGCCGCCGCCGCGAACGTCTCCCGCGCCACCGCCGCGCGCGCTCTCAACAGCTATGGCTATGTCGGCGACGAGACCGCGCAGCGCGTGCAGGAGGTGGCCGAATCGCTGGGCTATCGCGCCAACCGCGTGGCCCAGGCCCTGCGCAGCGGACAATTGCCGCTGATCGGCTATGTGCCGGGCGACATACAGAACCCGTTCTTTGCCCGCATCGCGCATGACCTCGAGACCGAGTTGCGCAAGGAAAAGCACAACCTGCTCATCGCCAGCAGCGAGGAGGATGTGGCACAGGAAAAGGAGTTGCTGGAGAGCCTGCGTTCGCTGAGCATCCGCGGCTTGATCCTGGCGCCGACCTCGGCCACCGACAACCGGCATATCGTCAGCCTAGCGCGTGAGATTCCCACGGTCCTCATCGACCGCGTCGCCAAGAACGTGCGCTGCGACAGCGTCGTGGTCGACAATGAAGGTGGCGCCCACGAGGCGATCGACTATCTGGTCGCCAACGGTCATCGGCGCATCGGTCTGCTGCGTGACGATTCCCGCATCTTCACGGCGCAGGAACGCCTGTTCGGTTATCAGAATTCGCTGCAAGCGCATGGCATCGCGCTGGACGAAACGCTGATCAGCGTTTCGCGCTCCACTGTCGAGCAGGCGATCGAGGCGACCATCCGCCTCTTCAACCAGCCAAACCGCCCGACCGCCCTCTTCACGGTCGACAGCCTGATGACGCAAGGCGCGCTGCTGGCGCTGCGCTCCATGGGACTATCCATTCCGAACGACGTGTCGCTGGTGGGCTTCGACGATTTCAACCTGGCGACCTTCACCGATCCACAGATCACCGTGGTGGCGCAGCCGATTTCGGAAATCGGCCCGTTGGCGGCGCGGCTGCTGCTGGAACGCCTCGACGGCAAGAAGGGCGCAGCGCGCGAAGTTCGCTTTCCCACCCGCCTGATCGTCCGCGGTTCGGTCGCGAAGCCGAAAAAGCGTTAA